The Tepidibacter aestuarii genome contains a region encoding:
- the rsmB gene encoding 16S rRNA (cytosine(967)-C(5))-methyltransferase RsmB — MKSSREVALNAIYDIENNGLYSNLGVNKHLRESNLKDMDRGFCTELIYGVTENKYFLNYVINKFSKIKAKKLSPHVRNILQMGIYQILFLDSTKDFAAVNESVNLSKKYCKKASGFVNGVLRNVVRNQTDIKYPDKNEDIVKYLSIKYSYEEWIIKNWIDKFGQDFTEELVEENNEKPDLYLRTNELKISREDLIKKLEEQGVECEAVKLVKEAIKVKSLKNIENNELYKRGYFQIQDISSMIIGHVINPRENDNILDVCSAPGGKTTHLATLMENKGKVIARDIFDHKLKLIKENTKRLGLSNVDIQKFDATEFDEESLEKFETVLVDAPCSGFGIIRRKPEIKYKRKKELEGIPQIQKTILQNSSKYVKKGGLLIYSTCTIEDRENIDIVSEFLKLNGNFELEPITNVNVDLENQENGYIKLYPNVHGMDGFFIAKLRRMR, encoded by the coding sequence ATGAAAAGTAGTAGAGAAGTAGCGCTTAATGCTATATATGATATAGAAAATAATGGATTATACTCTAATTTAGGAGTTAATAAACATTTAAGAGAGAGTAATCTCAAAGATATGGATAGAGGATTTTGTACAGAACTTATATACGGTGTTACTGAAAATAAGTACTTTTTAAACTATGTAATAAATAAATTTTCAAAGATAAAGGCTAAAAAGTTATCTCCACATGTTAGAAATATTCTTCAAATGGGAATATATCAGATATTATTTTTAGACAGTACAAAGGATTTTGCAGCTGTAAACGAAAGTGTAAATTTATCTAAAAAGTACTGTAAAAAGGCATCAGGATTTGTAAATGGAGTACTTAGAAATGTTGTTAGAAATCAAACTGACATAAAATACCCTGACAAAAACGAAGATATAGTAAAGTATCTATCTATAAAGTACTCTTATGAAGAATGGATTATTAAGAACTGGATAGATAAATTTGGACAAGATTTCACTGAGGAACTTGTTGAAGAAAATAATGAGAAGCCAGATCTATATTTAAGAACTAATGAACTTAAAATATCAAGAGAAGATTTAATCAAAAAGCTAGAAGAACAAGGTGTGGAATGTGAAGCGGTTAAATTAGTTAAAGAAGCTATAAAAGTAAAGAGCCTTAAAAATATAGAAAATAACGAACTATATAAAAGGGGATATTTTCAAATTCAAGATATAAGTTCCATGATAATAGGTCATGTTATAAATCCTAGAGAAAATGATAATATATTAGATGTATGTTCAGCACCAGGAGGGAAGACTACTCATTTAGCTACTTTAATGGAGAACAAAGGAAAAGTTATAGCAAGAGATATATTTGATCACAAATTAAAGCTTATAAAAGAAAATACAAAAAGACTTGGGCTTAGTAATGTAGATATTCAAAAATTTGATGCTACAGAGTTTGATGAGGAGAGTTTAGAAAAATTTGAAACAGTACTAGTAGATGCCCCTTGCTCTGGATTTGGTATAATAAGAAGAAAACCAGAAATAAAATATAAAAGGAAGAAGGAATTAGAAGGGATACCTCAAATTCAGAAAACGATACTTCAAAATAGCTCTAAATATGTAAAAAAAGGTGGATTATTAATATATAGTACATGTACAATAGAAGATAGAGAAAACATAGATATAGTAAGTGAATTTTTAAAACTAAATGGTAATTTTGAGCTTGAACCAATAACAAATGTAAATGTTGATTTAGAAAATCAAGAAAATGGATATATAAAGCTATATCCTAATGTACACGGTATGGATGGATTTTTTATAGCTAAATTAAGAAGGATGAGGTAG
- the rlmN gene encoding 23S rRNA (adenine(2503)-C(2))-methyltransferase RlmN: MDKVCLKSLTENDMKEFMKEIGEKPFRANQIFSWIYKEIDSIDDMSNISKDLRKKLSEKSKLGKLEIYKKFESKIDGTIKYLFALEDGNIIESVMMKYEHGVSVCISTQVGCRMGCNFCASTIDGLERNLHPWEILDQVLQIQKDIKTRVSNIVLMGSGEPFDNFENVKKFLEIVNEKNGLNIGYRHITLSTCGIVPKIYELADMKIPINLAISLHAADENIRREIMPIAKSYTIDEIIKACKYYIQKTNRRITFEYSLIKGVNDKKEDVKLLGNKLKGILCHVNLIPINKVEERSYEKPDKNYVYKFKENLKQAGINCTIRREMGSDIKGACGQLRRKHLNKDEK; this comes from the coding sequence ATGGACAAGGTATGTTTAAAGTCTTTGACTGAAAATGATATGAAGGAGTTTATGAAGGAAATAGGAGAAAAACCGTTTAGGGCAAATCAAATTTTTAGCTGGATATATAAAGAAATAGACTCTATAGATGATATGAGTAATATTTCTAAAGACTTAAGAAAAAAATTATCAGAAAAATCAAAGCTTGGAAAACTAGAAATATACAAAAAATTTGAATCTAAAATAGATGGGACTATAAAATATCTGTTTGCACTTGAAGATGGAAATATAATAGAGAGTGTTATGATGAAGTATGAGCACGGAGTATCTGTTTGTATATCAACTCAAGTAGGTTGTAGAATGGGATGTAATTTCTGTGCGTCTACAATAGATGGCTTGGAAAGGAATTTACATCCTTGGGAGATATTGGATCAAGTTCTTCAAATTCAAAAAGATATTAAAACTAGAGTATCAAACATTGTATTAATGGGAAGCGGAGAACCTTTTGATAATTTCGAAAATGTAAAAAAGTTTTTAGAAATAGTAAACGAGAAAAATGGTCTCAATATAGGGTATAGACATATAACTCTTTCTACTTGTGGTATAGTACCCAAGATATATGAACTTGCTGATATGAAGATTCCTATAAATTTAGCTATATCACTTCATGCAGCAGATGAAAATATTAGAAGAGAAATAATGCCAATAGCAAAATCGTATACCATTGATGAAATTATTAAGGCCTGCAAGTATTATATACAAAAAACTAATAGAAGAATTACATTTGAATATTCACTTATAAAGGGAGTCAATGATAAAAAAGAAGATGTAAAGCTTTTAGGCAATAAATTAAAAGGAATTCTATGTCATGTGAATTTAATACCTATAAATAAAGTTGAAGAAAGAAGTTATGAAAAACCAGATAAAAATTATGTGTATAAATTCAAAGAGAACTTGAAACAAGCCGGAATTAATTGTACTATAAGAAGAGAAATGGGAAGCGATATTAAGGGTGCTTGTGGGCAATTGAGAAGAAAGCATTTAAATAAAGATGAAAAATAA
- a CDS encoding Stp1/IreP family PP2C-type Ser/Thr phosphatase, whose amino-acid sequence MKYHILSDIGNKRKQNEDFCGYEIIEHDNQKIAIFTIADGMGGHKKGEVASKLAVENILYFLKKNLVNVNFNNYIEVKSVLRQAYKYANTIVYKTSLYEEEYKGMGTTLTTAVIHKNDLYIANIGDSRCYLFTDNDIKKVTKDNSLVQELLDEGAITENEALTHPQRNVITRAIGTDEFIKIDFYKEILEKDNKIILATDGLTNSVTINDMNNILISDGDLEKCCSKMIDMAKQNGSKDNISVICITI is encoded by the coding sequence ATGAAGTATCATATTTTATCTGATATAGGAAATAAGAGAAAACAAAATGAAGATTTTTGTGGCTATGAGATAATAGAACACGATAATCAAAAAATAGCTATATTTACCATAGCAGACGGAATGGGTGGTCATAAAAAAGGAGAAGTAGCTAGTAAATTGGCGGTAGAAAACATACTGTACTTTTTGAAAAAGAATTTAGTGAACGTGAATTTCAATAATTATATAGAAGTTAAATCTGTATTAAGGCAGGCTTATAAATATGCTAATACTATAGTATACAAAACATCTTTATACGAAGAAGAATACAAGGGTATGGGAACTACGCTTACTACTGCTGTAATTCATAAAAACGATTTGTATATAGCAAATATTGGAGATAGCAGGTGTTATTTATTTACTGATAACGACATTAAAAAAGTTACAAAGGACAATTCACTAGTTCAAGAACTTCTAGATGAAGGTGCGATAACAGAGAATGAGGCTCTTACTCATCCTCAAAGAAACGTAATAACAAGAGCAATAGGTACAGATGAATTTATAAAAATAGATTTTTATAAGGAAATACTAGAAAAAGATAATAAAATAATACTGGCAACTGATGGTCTTACAAATTCAGTAACTATAAATGATATGAATAATATATTAATAAGTGATGGCGATTTAGAAAAATGCTGTAGTAAAATGATCGATATGGCAAAGCAAAATGGAAGTAAAGATAATATATCGGTTATATGCATAACAATTTAA
- the pknB gene encoding Stk1 family PASTA domain-containing Ser/Thr kinase: MKKMLNDRYEILDKIGDGGMAFVYKARCTILNRIVAIKVLRPEFSNDEEFLLKFKNEALASAGLTHPNIVNIYDVGQDEEINYIVMEYVDGMNLKDLIKKKGALDYSYALDIMKQIAMALNQAHKNGIVHRDIKPHNILISEDNVAKVADFGIAKATTSSTITVVGNVIGSVHYFSPEQARGGYIDKTSDLYSLGIVLYEMLTGKVPFKGDTPVNIALKHINEDIDFEKDIPDGIPKDIKGLLYKLTQKKQSDRYQSAYELISDIQHIENDIELDFEEDYELYHTQKLNSLNEELKTNIPKELKEEGVNTNMRKKSKKKISNKKKMTILGILLALVMSLSIAFLAYNLKDLFTTKNYEMPDFENATLEDATSRLEAIGVSVQVRKESYDSSVEKNHIISQIPAAKSSIRKGQTVKFDVSKGGEPVTVPNLVRKTLDGAEDILKENDLKEGVIDYEFSSLPEGTIISQKPRAFTEVEQGTGIDFIVSKGEEVKLIKVPNVVGKTLEDARILLVELGIGKVHYKEDKDEKEGVILSQTLKAGQYVEEGKKIDLTVNEYTEEEEVVEEPSKKIIEKQISFALPEEEETVKVLIKEKEKNSSKVVYDKTINIQESGNMISVPIEGYEGETKEYEIYVDDAFYGKTTAEFK; the protein is encoded by the coding sequence ATGAAGAAGATGCTTAATGATAGGTATGAAATATTAGATAAAATAGGCGATGGAGGAATGGCATTTGTATATAAAGCTAGATGTACTATTTTAAATAGAATTGTAGCTATCAAAGTTTTAAGACCCGAATTTAGCAATGATGAAGAATTTCTTTTAAAGTTTAAAAACGAAGCATTGGCATCAGCAGGGCTTACTCATCCTAATATTGTCAATATATACGATGTAGGACAAGATGAAGAGATAAACTATATAGTAATGGAATATGTAGATGGCATGAACCTTAAAGACTTGATAAAGAAAAAAGGAGCACTAGACTATTCTTATGCACTTGATATAATGAAGCAAATAGCCATGGCTTTAAATCAAGCACATAAAAATGGGATAGTACATAGAGACATAAAGCCTCATAATATATTAATATCAGAAGACAATGTAGCAAAGGTTGCGGATTTTGGTATAGCAAAAGCTACTACGAGCTCAACTATAACTGTAGTTGGAAATGTAATAGGATCTGTACATTATTTTTCTCCTGAACAAGCCAGAGGTGGATATATAGATAAAACATCGGATCTTTATTCACTTGGTATAGTTCTTTATGAAATGTTAACAGGAAAGGTACCTTTCAAAGGAGATACCCCTGTAAATATAGCCCTAAAACACATAAATGAAGATATAGATTTCGAGAAGGATATACCTGATGGTATACCCAAGGATATAAAAGGATTATTGTATAAGTTAACTCAAAAAAAACAATCGGATAGATACCAAAGTGCATATGAATTAATAAGCGATATACAGCATATAGAGAATGATATAGAACTTGATTTTGAGGAAGATTATGAGCTTTATCATACACAAAAATTAAACTCTTTAAATGAAGAATTAAAAACTAATATACCTAAAGAACTTAAAGAAGAAGGTGTTAATACGAATATGAGAAAGAAGTCTAAAAAGAAAATCAGCAACAAAAAAAAGATGACTATTTTAGGTATTTTGTTGGCACTTGTAATGTCTCTTTCAATTGCGTTTCTGGCATATAATTTGAAGGATTTATTTACTACAAAAAATTATGAAATGCCAGATTTTGAAAATGCTACACTAGAAGATGCCACTAGTAGACTTGAAGCAATCGGTGTTAGTGTTCAAGTTAGAAAAGAGTCATATGATTCATCAGTAGAAAAAAATCATATAATAAGCCAAATTCCAGCGGCAAAAAGTTCAATTAGAAAGGGACAGACAGTTAAATTTGATGTAAGTAAGGGTGGAGAGCCTGTAACTGTTCCTAATTTAGTTAGAAAAACACTTGATGGTGCAGAGGATATACTAAAAGAAAATGATTTAAAAGAAGGCGTTATAGACTATGAATTTAGCTCGTTACCTGAAGGAACTATAATAAGTCAAAAACCAAGAGCATTTACAGAAGTAGAGCAAGGAACCGGTATAGACTTTATAGTGAGTAAGGGAGAAGAAGTGAAATTGATTAAGGTACCAAATGTAGTTGGGAAAACATTAGAAGATGCTAGAATATTGCTAGTTGAGCTAGGAATAGGAAAGGTACACTATAAAGAAGATAAGGATGAAAAAGAAGGCGTTATACTTAGCCAGACGCTAAAAGCAGGGCAATATGTAGAAGAAGGTAAAAAAATAGACTTAACAGTGAATGAGTATACAGAAGAAGAGGAAGTAGTAGAAGAGCCTTCTAAGAAAATTATAGAAAAGCAAATATCATTTGCATTACCAGAAGAAGAAGAGACTGTAAAGGTTCTGATAAAAGAGAAAGAAAAAAATAGTTCAAAGGTTGTATATGATAAAACAATAAATATACAAGAATCAGGAAATATGATATCAGTTCCTATTGAAGGTTATGAAGGAGAAACAAAAGAATATGAGATATATGTAGATGATGCTTTTTATGGCAAGACAACGGCTGAATTTAAATAG
- the rsgA gene encoding ribosome small subunit-dependent GTPase A, which yields MRNGRIIKGIGGFYYIDTSDGIYECKARGIFRKKKVTPLVGDMVDISVVNEEEKKGVIEDIKKRESELIRPPIANINKAIIVFSIKNPQPHFSLLDRFIVLAEKEGLEVIIVISKIDLDEEQECENVKRIYNNAGYKVIPISTKKDINIQLVKEELKDSIVVFAGPSGVGKSSLLNKIDSNLSLETGSISEKIKRGKHTTRYAQLLKLEDGGMVADTPGFSSLTLDSIEPQDLKDYFIEFDDYADDCKFYRNCLHENEPNCAVKDALEEGKITTQRYESYLQLLNEIRKKNRRY from the coding sequence ATGCGAAATGGTAGAATAATAAAGGGAATAGGTGGTTTTTATTATATAGATACAAGTGATGGTATATATGAATGTAAGGCTAGAGGTATATTCAGAAAGAAGAAGGTAACTCCACTTGTAGGTGATATGGTAGACATATCTGTAGTAAATGAAGAAGAAAAAAAAGGAGTAATAGAGGACATTAAAAAAAGAGAAAGTGAATTGATAAGACCTCCTATAGCTAATATAAATAAGGCTATAATAGTATTTAGTATCAAAAATCCACAACCTCACTTTTCGCTTTTAGATAGATTTATAGTTTTAGCTGAAAAAGAAGGCTTAGAGGTAATTATAGTTATTAGTAAAATAGATTTAGATGAAGAGCAAGAATGTGAAAATGTAAAAAGAATATACAATAATGCAGGATATAAAGTAATACCTATAAGTACAAAAAAAGATATCAACATACAACTTGTAAAAGAAGAACTAAAAGATAGTATAGTAGTATTTGCTGGACCATCTGGAGTTGGAAAATCAAGTCTTTTAAATAAGATCGATTCAAATCTAAGTCTTGAAACTGGAAGTATAAGTGAAAAAATAAAGAGAGGAAAGCATACAACAAGATATGCACAACTTTTAAAGTTAGAAGATGGTGGTATGGTTGCCGATACACCTGGATTTAGTTCTTTAACGCTAGACTCTATAGAGCCACAAGACTTAAAGGATTATTTTATAGAATTTGATGATTACGCTGATGATTGTAAGTTTTATAGAAACTGTCTGCATGAGAATGAGCCAAACTGTGCAGTTAAGGATGCTCTTGAAGAAGGAAAGATAACTACTCAAAGATATGAAAGTTACTTACAACTATTAAACGAAATAAGAAAAAAAAATAGGAGGTACTAA
- the rpe gene encoding ribulose-phosphate 3-epimerase, producing MIKLAPSILSADFARLLEDIKKVENAGCEYLHIDVMDGHFVPNITLGPGIVKSLRKDVNMLFDVHLMIENPDNYIQDFVNAGADIITVHQEACTHLHRTVQNIKSMGVKACVSLNPATPVETIKHVIDELDMVLIMTVNPGFGGQSFIEGMVDKIKEVRALANERNLNIEIQVDGGMKPSNVHKAVEAGANVIVAGSAIFGSDDINKTVQEFRSNSVL from the coding sequence ATGATAAAATTAGCCCCATCAATACTTTCGGCAGATTTTGCAAGATTATTAGAGGATATTAAAAAGGTAGAAAATGCAGGATGTGAGTACTTGCATATAGATGTAATGGATGGACACTTTGTGCCTAATATTACATTAGGACCTGGTATAGTAAAAAGCTTAAGAAAAGATGTAAATATGCTGTTTGATGTTCATCTTATGATTGAAAATCCTGACAATTATATACAAGACTTTGTAAATGCTGGTGCAGATATAATAACAGTACATCAAGAAGCATGTACACACCTTCATAGAACAGTACAAAATATAAAATCAATGGGTGTTAAGGCTTGTGTATCGTTAAATCCTGCAACTCCTGTTGAAACTATAAAGCATGTTATAGATGAACTTGATATGGTTCTTATAATGACTGTTAACCCTGGCTTTGGAGGTCAATCTTTTATAGAAGGTATGGTTGATAAAATAAAAGAGGTTAGAGCACTTGCTAATGAGAGAAATCTTAACATTGAAATACAAGTTGATGGAGGAATGAAGCCAAGCAATGTTCATAAAGCAGTAGAAGCTGGAGCAAATGTTATTGTTGCAGGATCTGCTATATTTGGAAGTGATGATATAAATAAGACTGTACAAGAGTTTAGATCAAACTCAGTACTTTAG
- a CDS encoding thiamine diphosphokinase — protein MKSLIIANGSMDDYDFYESIINSYDCIICADGASNHAYNMNINPDIIIGDLDSISDKVKKYFIDKNIEFNKFPSKKDKTDTEICIDYAIDIGSKEIDFIGVLGSRMDHSLANINLLYSLLKKGIKSRIINENNEIYMTDNKIQITGKKGDIVSVIPIHSDALGVTLKGLEYPLEDYDLEFGISLGISNVLVDDKCEISIKSGCVLVIKARD, from the coding sequence TTGAAGTCTTTAATAATAGCAAATGGAAGTATGGATGATTATGATTTTTATGAAAGTATAATAAATAGCTACGACTGTATAATATGCGCAGACGGAGCCTCGAATCATGCATACAATATGAATATAAATCCTGATATTATAATAGGAGATCTGGACTCTATAAGTGATAAAGTAAAAAAATACTTTATAGATAAGAATATAGAATTTAACAAATTTCCATCTAAAAAAGACAAAACAGATACAGAAATATGTATAGACTATGCTATAGATATAGGATCAAAAGAAATAGACTTTATAGGGGTTTTAGGAAGTCGTATGGACCATTCTCTTGCCAATATAAATCTTTTATACTCTCTTTTGAAAAAAGGTATTAAATCGAGAATAATAAATGAAAACAACGAGATATATATGACCGATAACAAAATACAAATTACAGGCAAAAAAGGAGATATTGTATCTGTAATACCTATACACTCAGATGCATTAGGAGTTACCTTAAAGGGCCTTGAATATCCTCTTGAAGACTATGATTTAGAATTTGGTATATCACTAGGTATATCGAATGTCCTAGTAGATGATAAATGCGAAATAAGTATTAAAAGTGGATGTGTGTTGGTTATAAAAGCTAGAGATTAA
- a CDS encoding 2-oxoglutarate translocator, whose amino-acid sequence MRRCTKHLVGLICIAVGLSIILSLVLPNWLWMSCFATVLIITGCICFK is encoded by the coding sequence ATGAGAAGGTGTACAAAACATTTAGTAGGTTTAATATGTATAGCAGTAGGGCTTAGCATTATTTTATCTCTAGTTTTGCCGAATTGGCTATGGATGAGTTGTTTTGCAACAGTGCTTATTATTACAGGCTGTATTTGCTTTAAATAG
- a CDS encoding AI-2E family transporter → MIKDNKKFIEKYAIVLIGLLILGFVYINTASISNGFSKIFGILKPFFIAFFIAYIFNSIIVFLKERFKLKNGMAILIVYSVFILIMVIMIVIGIPIVVKSIVQIINETPNHADDMIEFVQNNVLNFAKNIDINILNEIEKYVDNNFIGNLQKISKGINYFLNSFLVFITNIGSAVVTISFSLIISIYMLIEKKSLKSLGCRILKKILKEDKSIKFIEFSKKANVIFSKFLTGLIVQASILGTLCFIGFLILKVKYALLLSVIIACTNVIPYIGPFIGATPAVLVTLFYAPMKALWVCVLILILQQVDANIVGPKIMGNYIGLSPFWIIFTISIGGGFFGIMGMIFSVPIAAIIKIIFSEIVELDK, encoded by the coding sequence ATGATAAAAGATAACAAAAAATTTATAGAAAAGTATGCAATAGTACTGATTGGATTGCTAATATTGGGTTTTGTGTATATAAATACAGCGAGCATATCAAATGGTTTTAGCAAGATATTCGGTATATTAAAGCCGTTTTTTATAGCTTTTTTTATAGCTTATATATTCAACTCGATAATAGTGTTTTTAAAAGAAAGGTTTAAACTGAAAAATGGAATGGCTATACTTATAGTATATAGTGTTTTTATACTTATAATGGTAATTATGATTGTAATAGGTATACCTATAGTCGTTAAAAGTATAGTACAAATAATTAATGAAACGCCTAATCATGCAGACGATATGATTGAATTTGTACAAAACAATGTGCTTAATTTTGCAAAAAATATAGATATTAATATATTAAATGAGATTGAAAAATATGTAGATAATAATTTTATAGGAAATCTGCAAAAAATTTCTAAGGGAATTAATTATTTTTTAAATAGTTTTTTGGTATTTATAACAAATATAGGGTCAGCTGTGGTAACTATATCTTTTAGTTTAATAATATCTATTTATATGCTAATTGAAAAAAAATCTTTAAAATCACTTGGATGTAGAATTCTAAAAAAAATCTTAAAAGAGGATAAAAGTATTAAGTTCATAGAATTTAGTAAAAAAGCAAATGTTATATTTTCGAAGTTTTTAACGGGCCTTATAGTTCAAGCTTCTATACTAGGAACTTTATGTTTTATAGGATTTTTGATTTTAAAAGTAAAATATGCGCTTTTATTATCGGTTATAATAGCTTGTACGAATGTAATACCGTACATAGGACCTTTTATAGGTGCAACACCTGCTGTTTTGGTTACGCTTTTCTATGCTCCTATGAAGGCGTTGTGGGTATGTGTGCTTATATTGATTCTTCAGCAAGTAGATGCAAATATAGTTGGACCTAAGATTATGGGGAATTATATAGGCTTATCTCCGTTTTGGATAATATTCACAATATCTATTGGAGGTGGATTTTTTGGGATAATGGGAATGATATTTTCAGTTCCAATAGCAGCTATAATAAAAATAATATTTAGTGAAATTGTTGAACTAGATAAATAA
- the rpmB gene encoding 50S ribosomal protein L28: MARVCSVCGKGKVSGNTVSHSNRHNKRTWSPNLRKVRAIVDGSPKRLNVCTRCLRSGNVERAV, translated from the coding sequence ATGGCAAGAGTTTGTTCAGTTTGCGGAAAAGGTAAGGTTTCTGGTAATACAGTGAGTCACTCAAACCGTCACAATAAAAGAACTTGGTCTCCAAACTTAAGAAAAGTTAGAGCTATAGTTGATGGTAGTCCAAAGAGATTAAACGTTTGTACAAGATGTTTACGTTCTGGTAACGTAGAAAGAGCTGTCTAG
- a CDS encoding Asp23/Gls24 family envelope stress response protein, with amino-acid sequence MSGTIANKYGNIYIDKEVIAKIASQVSTECYGIVGFSYKSKVDGIVELLKKENMSNGVKVEIEEDTVSIELFVIIQYGTKISVVADNIIDRVKYTVEKMTSLKVRKIDINVQGVRVNK; translated from the coding sequence ATGAGTGGAACAATTGCTAATAAATATGGTAATATCTATATTGATAAAGAAGTTATAGCAAAAATTGCATCTCAAGTATCTACAGAGTGCTATGGAATAGTTGGATTTAGTTATAAATCTAAAGTAGATGGAATTGTTGAACTTTTAAAAAAGGAAAACATGAGTAATGGGGTTAAAGTTGAAATAGAAGAAGATACTGTTAGTATAGAATTATTTGTTATTATACAATATGGAACAAAAATATCTGTTGTAGCAGACAATATAATAGATAGAGTTAAATATACTGTGGAAAAAATGACCTCTCTTAAAGTGAGAAAAATAGATATAAATGTACAAGGAGTTAGGGTGAACAAATAG